The nucleotide window GTTTTCCGTAGGTGATGATCTGCGAGACCGAAGGTGCACCGTACTTCTGCGTGACATAATCGATCACTTCCCCGCGACGATCCTGGCAGAAATCGATATCGAAGTCGGGCATGGAGATCCGCTCGGGGTTCAAGAACCGCTCGAACAGAAGTTTGTAAGGCATGGGGTTCAGATCCGTGATCGACAGCACGAAGGCGACGAGTGAACCCGCCCCCGAGCCCCGACCGGGACCGACCGGAATGTCGTGCCCCTTCGCCCACTTGATGAAGTCCGAGACGATCATGAAGTAACCGTTGAAGCCCATGCGGTCGATGACGCCCAGCTCGTACTTCAGTCGCGAAACGTAGGCTTCGCGGTCCTCATCCGAGAAACTTTCCCCGCGCTCGACCATCTCCTGAATCCGCAGCTCCAGACCTTCGAAGCTTTGCTTCTCGATGGTCTGCGCGATGGTGAGGCCGTCTTCCGTCGGGAAGCTCGGCAAGTGGTAGATCGGTTTACCTTTGTCGTCTTTGAGTTTGAACTTGATGTCGACGAGTTCCGCGATCTTCAGCGTATTGTCGCACGCCTCGGGAATGTCCTTGAAGAGTTCGCGCATCTGTTCGGGCTTTTTGAGATAAAACTGCTCCGACCCCAAACGCACGCGCGACTCGTCCTGCAGCGATTGGTTGTTCCCGATACAGAGCAGGACTTCCTGAGACATCTGATCGTCTTGATTCAGGTAGTGGACGTCGTTCGCGGCGACGAGCGGGATCCCGCGATCGTTCGCGATCTCGCGCAGGAAGTCCTCGGTCTTCTTCCAGTCCGGAAGCCCCGTGCGGTTCAGCTCAAGATAAAAATTTTCGCCGAAGGTCTTCTGGTAGAAGTCGACGCGTTCGCGTGCTTTATCCGGACCGAAATCGCGGAAGGTCTGCACGATATCGCCCTTGGAGCCACCCGAGAGGATGATCAGATCCTCGCCGTATTTCGTGAGCAGCTCGTCGTCGATGCGGGGCTTGTAGTAGAAACCTTCCGTGAACCCCAACGTCGAGATCCGGCACAGATTGCGGTAGCCGTTGTGATTTTTCGCCAGCAGCACCAGCCGCGTGGGATCGCGACGGATTTCGTTGCGGTCGCCGCCCCGTTGGTGGCGATTGTTGTTCGGCGCAAGATAGGCATCGAGTCCCAGGATCGGCTTTACGTTCTTGTCTTTGCACGCGAAGTAGAACTCGATCGCGCCGTACATGTTGCCGTTATCGGTCAGCGCGCACGCGGGCATACCGTACTCGGCCGCCTTCTTCGCGATCGCTTTCACCCGCGCGGAGGCCTCCAGCAGCGAGTATTCCGAATGAACATGCAAATGCGCAAATGACACCGAGATCCCCTTTTCTCGTTTCTCTCTGTTTTAAATAATCCCCATCCTCAGAAAAAACTGAGAAGGGTCCAAGGGCAAGGCGGGAGGAGGAAGGCGTACCCTGTGGGTACGTCGACGACGACCAACGCCGTCCCTTGGGCGCTTATCAGTTTTTTACTCCCACTCGATGGTGCCGGGGGGTTTGCTGGTGACATCATAGACTACCCGGTTCACCCCGCGAACCCGATTCGTAATTTCGTTCGAAACTTCCCGTAAGAACTCGAATTCAAACGGATACCAATCCGCCGTCATCCCATCGGAACTTGTGACCGCACGCAGCGCGAGCACATTTTCGTAGGTTCGGCCGTCGCCCATCACACCCACGGTTTTCACCGGAAGCAGAACGCAGAACGCCTGCCAAATTTTATGATACAGGTCTTTCTCTTTCAGTTTCGAGATAAAAATATCGTCGGCCGCCACCATCGTTTCGATTTTCTCGGCCGTGATTTCACCCAAGATCCGAATCGCCAAGCCCGGCCCCGGGAAAGGGTGACGCATGAGCATATCCTGCGGCAGCCCCAGACGCTTCCCGATCTCGCGGACTTCGTCTTTAAAGAGCTCCCGCACCGGCTCGACCAGCTTCAAATTCATCTTGGCCGGCAGCCCACCCACGTTGTGGTGGGACTTGATGGTGACACTAGGCCCCCCACGCGACGACACGCTCTCGATCACGTCGGGATAAAGAGTCCCTTGCGCCAGCCACTTGATTTCGACCCCTGCCGGTTTGTTCGCATCAAAAACTTCAATGAAAACCCGCCCGATGGTTTTGCGTTTCTGCTCGGGATCCGAGATTCCCGCCAGCGCGGTCAAAAATTCCTTCCTCGCATCAACCCCTTTCACGTTCAGCCCCAAAGCTTGAAGCTTCGTCAGCACGCTCGTGAATTCGTTTTTACGCAGAAGTCCGTTGTCGACAAAAACGCAGTGAACGCGCTCGGCCCCGAGGGTCTTCGTCAAAAGCGTCGCCACCACCGTCGAATCGACGCCGCCCGAAAGCGCGCACAGGACGTGATCGTTTCCGACCTGGGCTTTCACCCGTTGCTGCAAGACTTCGATGATGTGCGGGGCGTTCCAGTTCGGCAGAGCGTTTGCGACCTGGGTGGCGAACGCCTTCAGGATCTCGATGCCGTTTTCGGTGTGCGCCACCTCGGGGTGGAATTGCACGGCCCAGACGCGATGCCCTTTCAGCGCCGCGGGGTGACCGCCTTCCGAGGTGCCCACGATCTTCAGATTCGCGGGCGGCACCTTCACGACGTCACCGTGACTCATCCACACCTTTTGCTCTTTCGGAACGTTTCCGAAGGGCTCTTTCCAGGACACTTTCGAAAAGCCGTATTCGCGGTGTTCGGATTTTTGCACGATCCCGCCCATGTGCGCGGCGATCAGCTGCATGCCGTAACA belongs to Pseudobdellovibrionaceae bacterium and includes:
- the guaA gene encoding glutamine-hydrolyzing GMP synthase, with amino-acid sequence MSTQTSAERPFLILDFGSQLTQLIARRLRELNFYSEIVPFDEPLEKIKALKPLGIILSGGPSSIYDENAPKRDIDELLELAPLLGVCYGMQLIAAHMGGIVQKSEHREYGFSKVSWKEPFGNVPKEQKVWMSHGDVVKVPPANLKIVGTSEGGHPAALKGHRVWAVQFHPEVAHTENGIEILKAFATQVANALPNWNAPHIIEVLQQRVKAQVGNDHVLCALSGGVDSTVVATLLTKTLGAERVHCVFVDNGLLRKNEFTSVLTKLQALGLNVKGVDARKEFLTALAGISDPEQKRKTIGRVFIEVFDANKPAGVEIKWLAQGTLYPDVIESVSSRGGPSVTIKSHHNVGGLPAKMNLKLVEPVRELFKDEVREIGKRLGLPQDMLMRHPFPGPGLAIRILGEITAEKIETMVAADDIFISKLKEKDLYHKIWQAFCVLLPVKTVGVMGDGRTYENVLALRAVTSSDGMTADWYPFEFEFLREVSNEITNRVRGVNRVVYDVTSKPPGTIEWE